The Halorussus gelatinilyticus genome contains the following window.
ACCGCGTTTTGACGCCGCACTCCGCCCGGTAGTCGCAGGCCCCGCACTTGGCGTCGTTCGTGAGGCGCGGCGGCGGACCGTCGAGCGTCCGGGCGGCCTCGACCGCGGTCCGGTAGGCGGCCTTCCGGCGCGTGCCGATGGAGACCTCCCGAATCACGCCGTGGGTGGGGTACTCCGCGAACGCGCGTTCGACCGACTCCTCGGCCTCCCACGAGAGCGCCTTCGCCGCGGCGACGAGTCGGACCGACTGGGGTCGCCAGACGCCCTCCTCGGGCGGGTCGCCGGTGAAGACCATCGCGGGCGTGGGCGCGTCGAGCGAGAGGACCTTGTGGACGATACCTCGGCAGTCCTTGCCCTCGGTCAGGCGCTCGCGGTCGCTCGGGTCCCGGAGTTCGGACCACGCGGCGTCGAAGCGCCGGCGCGCGTACTCCAGATTCGACCGGAACTCGTCGGGACCGACCGCGAGCGGCAGGTCCGCGAGGTCGTCGCGGTCGGCCGCTAACAGGTCGGCGTAGCGAAAGGCGAGTTCCCGCCGCTCGGCCACCTCGTCGGGAACCTCGATTTCGTCCTCGCGCCGCCGGTAGTACAACTTCCGCGGGCAGTACGCCGCGGTTTCGAGGTCGCTGAACGGAATCTTCGACACGGGAGCGGATCGTCCCGGCTTCCGAGATAAACTTCGCCCAACTATAGACGTGGTAAAGAACGGAAAATGTTCCTTCAACCTAGAACGGCCAGCGAGCGACCGAGCGAAGCGAAGGCGCGAGCGGACGCTCGGTCAGACTTCCGACGGCGAACGCCCGGCTCAACCGCCGACAGCGGACGCCCGACTACACACCCGCCAGCGAACGCCCGGCCGACCAACCGATACGGAACTAGCATCCGTGCGAGCGAAGCGAGCGCGGTTCACCGCGAGCCACGCGAGCGGACCAAGGAACCGTCGAAGGAGCGTCCGAACGAAGTGAGGACCGACCGAGGCGGTGACGCCGTGTTTTTGGTCGAGCTTTTGCCAGCGAGGGAGCGTCTGAGCCGCAGGCTCAGACGCGGCCGAGTGCAGCAAAAGGTCGTCTCAGAAGGAAACGTTCGTCTCCATCCCCTCGGTCGCGTCGTCCAAGCCGTCCTCTTGAAGGCTCTCGGTCATTCGGTCGGAGAGTTCGCGGTCCTGCAGGACGTTCTCGAACTCGTTGCGGAACTGGTCGTTGACGGTGCGTCGCTGCTGTTTGGCGTCGATGACGCGGCGGTAGCGACGGACCGTCGATTCGCTCACGTCGAGTTCCGCGGCGCACTCGCCGGTTGAGGCGTCGTCGTCGAGGAGGTCCCGGAGGTCCGCCAAGTCGAACGGCGCGTCCTCGTCGGACTCGCGCAGGAGGTGGAGGTCGATGCGGGCGCGGGCGACCGTCTTGCCGAGCGAGGCGTCGCCCAGCTCGCGGGCGATTTCGGCGTCGGAGTCGCCGGCGTAGAACCCCCGCACGACGCTCACCAACTCGTCGTCGGAGAGCGTCGTCGTGAAGTCGTAGCGGTCTCGCATCCGTCCGACGACCTCCGCCAACCGGTCGTCGATGGCCGTCTCCGAACTCAGCGACCCGTGGGTCTCCTCTTGGCGTTCGGTGACGGTTGATTCGTCGGTGACATCCATGAAGATGTCACGGAGTTCCTCGGTCTTCTCGTCCATTATTTTACGATGTGGGTGGGTCGTGGTGGCTATATAAAAACCTGTCGGCGGACAGAGGACACGCGAGCGTCGTCAACCGAAGCTCTCTTTCTGGTTGACGAGCCACGGGCGAGTATGAGTACCGACACGGCCTCGGTCGAGTTAGTCGGCGAAGAAACCGCAGGAAACGTCGCGCGTGCGGCCCTGTTGGCCGCGCTCACGGGGGCGTTCGCCTACGTCTCGTTCCCGAATCCCCTCTCGCCCGCGCCGGTGAGTCTGCAAGTCCTCGGCGTCTTTCTCGCCGGACTGCTGCTCGGTCCGGTCTGGGGCGGCGTCTCGATGGCGCTGTACCTCGCGGCCGGAGCGGTCGGCGCGCCCGTCTTCGCCGGCGGGTCGGCGGGGTTGGCGGTGCTGTGGATTCAACCGACGAGCGGCTACCTCTGGTCGTACCCCGTCGCGGCGTTCGTCGTCGGCGCGATAGCCCACGGCGGTCTCCGACTCCGCGACTCCGTGCCCCGGTCCGTCCCGCGACTCGTCGGCGCGATGGTCGTCGGCACCGCCGTCATCTACGCCGTCGGCGTCGTCGTCATGTCGTTCGTCCTCGACATGACGCTCCGAACGGCGTTCCTCGCGGGCGCGGCCGCGTTCATCCCCGCCGAGGCGTTCAAAATCGCGGCCGCCGTCGGCGTCGTCCGGAGCGACCAAATCGTCGCCGAGTAGCGAGACGGAGAAACCGCTCACTCACCAGATGATAGAGACACGAAACGTGGTCCACCGGTACGGTGACGACGGACCTCCGGCGGTAGACGGCGTCTCGCTCGCCGTCCCGGACGGCGAGTTCGTCCTGCTGGCGGGGCCGAACGGGTCGGGCAAGTCCACGCTCGTCCGGCACTTCAACGGCCTGCTGGACCCCGACGAGGGCGAGGTGCTGGTGGACGGCACGCCGGTCTCCGAGAACCTCGTAGCGGCCCGGACCAGCGTCGGAATGGTGTTCCAGCAACCCCGCGACGGGTTCGTCGCGGCCACGGTCGGCGCGGACGTGGCGTTCGGCCCGGAGAATCTGGGCCTCTCGAACGAGGAGATAGACCGACGAGTCGCGGACGCGCTCGCGGCGGTGAACATGGCGGGCAGGCGCGACGAGCGCATCGACGCACTCTCGGGCGGCGAGCGCGAGCGCGTGGCCATCGCGGGCGCGCTGGCGATGGACCCCGACCACCTCGTGCTGGACGAACCGTTCACCGGACTCGACGCGCCGGCCCGCGAGTCGGTGGTCGAACAGCTCCGGACCCTGAAGGAGTCGGGCACCGGCGTCGTCCTCGTGACTCACGACCTCCGAGACGCCTTCGACCTCGCGGACCGAATCGTCGCGCTCGCGGACGGATGCGTGGCCGTGGACGCCGCACCCGCGGACGCCCGCGAGCGACTGCCGGACCTCGGGATTCGCGTGCCAGCGGGGGAGGTTCGCGGCGAACGGTGACGCTGAGTTATCGCCCCGGCGACTCGCTCGCACACCGACTCGACCCCCGGAGCAAGTTGGCCTTTCAGGTCGCGTTCGCCCTCGCGGCGTTCGCGCACACGACGCCCCGCGGCTTGCTCGCGCTGACCGCGCTCGTCCTCGCGGTCCTCGTCGGGTCGGGGCTGTCGGTCCGGCGGGCGCTCGCGGAGTACCGGTTCGTCTTTCCGTTCCTCCTCGCGGGACCACTGTTCTCGGCGGCGACGCTCGGGCCGCCGTGGGTTCGCTGGCAGGCCGCGCTCGATACCGCGCTCGCCAGCTATCGCGTCGTGCTGGTCCTGCTGGTGAGCGCGGCGTACCTCCGAACGACGCCGGTCAGGGACTCGCGGGCCGCGATTCAGCGCCTCGTGCCCGGCAAGACCGGGCGACTCCTCGGGACGGGCGTCGGGTTCGTCTTCCGGTTTCTGCCGGTCTTGCAGGCGGACCTCCGGCGGATTCGGGACGCCTCGGCCGCGCGGTTGGGCGACCAGCAGTCGCTCGTCGCCCGGATGCGTCGGGTCGGTATCTCGGGACTGGCGCGGGCGCTCTCGCGGGCCGACCGGTTCGCGCTCGCGCTCCGCGCCCGGTGTTTCGCGTGGAACCCGACGCTCCCGCCGCTGACGCTCTCGCGGGCCGACGTGCCGGTGTTCGCCGCGAGTCTCGCGCTGTTAGCGTGGGCGGTAGTCTGAGTCGTCGCCGACCTGCTCGGCTATCTCGGGGCCAGAAACACGAACCGGAACGTCGAACTGAGTTCGACCTTGGGCGTCGGCAAAGGGGCGAGCGCGGTCGTCGCGGGCGTCGTCGTGTTGGCGTTCGACGAGCCGCTGTTCGCCGAGCTCGCGCGCCGAGCGCCCGAAATCACGGGGTTCGTTCGGACGTATTTCGGCGTGGCGGGGTTCTGCTTCGCGCTCGGAATCTGGGCCGGCGCGGTCGTCGCGGACGTGATACGGTTGTGAGACGATAGCCGGAAAACCGTAAACTCCGAATCCGTTTTCGGCCGGGGAAGCGGCCTGAGTCGGTAAAACTTAAGCGAATCCTGTTCCCCGTGTACAACATGGCAAAATTTGTGCTGGCGCAGGCGGGGAGCGAGGCCACCCGCCCCACGTTCTGGAAGATCGGCCACATCGGCGAGGCCATCTTCTACTACCTCGCGGCGGTGGCGATAGCCATCTTCGCCGTCGGGGTCTACCAGCGGTTCTCGACCTACGCACAGGGGACCGAGTCGTGGTTCGACCGCCTCGACGACCTCTCCGGGCGTATCGCCTCCGCGACCAAGATCGTCTTCTCGAACCAGAAGCAGTTCGACCGGGACCTCTACGCCGGCCTGATGCACGCGTTCGTCTTCTGGGGCTTCCTGACCCTGCTCATCGGGACGACGATTCTGGCCATCGATATGGACATCTGGACGAAGGCGCTCGGCCAGCCCTCGTTCTTCGAGGGCGCGTTCTACCTCTCGTACTCGCTGGTGATGGACGCGATGGGCCTGCTGTTCGTCGTCGGCGTCGGCATGGCCATCTACCGGCGCTACTGGGTGGCCGAGGGTCGCCTCTGGGGCAAGCACACCTCGACCGAGGACGACCTGTTCGTCTGGAGCCTCTTCCTGCTCGGCGTGGGCGGCTACGTCACCGAGGGCGTCCGCATCCTCGGGACGAGCGCGACCCGCAACGTCTCCTTCGAGACCGTGAGTTTCGTCGGCTGGTTCGTCTACGACGTGCTGGCGGTCGCGGGCGTGACTCCCGAGATGGCGACCGCGGCCTACCCCGTCGTCTGGTGGTCCCACGCCCTGCTGGCGCTCGCGTTCGTCGCGGCGGTTCCCTACGCCAAGCCGTTCCACATGATTTCGAGTTTCGCGAACGTCGTCACGCGCGACGAGAAGGCGGGCAAGCGCCTCCCCGGCGTTCCGGACGACGCCAGCCCCGAGGAGATCGGTCACGGCTCCATCGAGGACTTCTCGTGGAAGGAGCTGCTCGACCACGACGCCTGCACGAAGTGCGGTCGCTGTTCGTCGGTCTGTCCCGCGAAGGCCGCAGACCGACCGCTCGACCCCCGCGACGTGATTCTCGACCTGAAACAGTACCGCGAGGACTTGGAAGCGGGCCGGACCGAGGAGAAGCCCATCGTCGCCGACGGCGGTGCCTCGGTCATCAACTCGGAGACGATGGAGTCGTGCATGTCCTGCATGGCCTGCATGGACGCCTGTCCGGTCGAAATCGAACACGTCGAGCAGTTCACGCAGATGAACCGCCGGCTCACCGAGTCGGGCCAGATGGACGCCAACGTTCAGGACACGATGATGAACGTGTTCCAGAACGGCAACACGTTCGGCGAACCCCAGCGCAAGCGCCCCGACTGGGCCGACGAGTTGGACTTCGAGATTCCCGACGCCCGCGAGCAGTCCGTCGAGTACCTCTGGTACGTCGGCGACTACCCGAGCTTCGACGAGCGCAACCGGAAGGTCGCGCGGTCGCTGGCGACCATCCTCGAAGAGTCCGGCGTCGAGTACGGCATCCTCTACGACGACGAGCAGGCCGACGGCAACGACGTGCGCCGCGTCGGCGAGGAGGGCCTCTACGAGATGCTGGTCGAGGACAACGCCGAGGCCATCCGGAGCTGCGACTACGACAAAATCGTCTGCACGGACCCCCACAGCTACAACACGTTCAAGAACGAGTATCCGGAGTTCGAGGTGTGCGAGTGGACCGAGGACGACGTGTTCCACTACACGCAGGTCGTCGAAGACCTGTTCCGCGAACTGGGTCTCTCCGGGTCCGAACTCGACTACACCGTCACGTACCACGACCCCTGTCACCTCGGCCGGTACAACGACGAGTACGAGGCCCCGCGCGAAATCGTGAAAGCCACGGGATGCGAACTCGACGAGATGCCCCGCAACCGCGAGGACTCGTTCTGTTGCGGCGGCGGCGGTGGCGGCCTCTGGATGGACTTCGACGAGGACCCCAAGCCGAGCGAGGAGCGCCTGCGCGAGGCGCTGAACGACACCGACTCGGGAAGCCGCGTCGAGAAGTTCGTCGTCGCCTGCCCGATGTGCATGACGATGTACGAGGACGGCCGGAAGACCGGCGGCTACGAGGACGACATCGAAATCGTCGACGTGTCGGAACTGCTCGTGGAGGCTATCGGTCGGAAAGAACAGGTCGAAGTCGCGGCGGACTGACCTCTCTCGACCGTTTTACTTTCGAGCGCCGAGACGGCCCGGTTCGTTCGATATCGAAAAAGCTGCCGCACCCATCGCGGCAGAGATGCGCTCGCGTGGAGTTCATTGCATGGCACGCGATGAATCGGCACGCGAGCGCAATTTACCGTACGAACTGCGACTTGTTAGGTCTGACGCCTACCAATTCGCGGAGAAACCCGGTCGGGTAGCGAGTCGAGTTCGTCAGCCAGCGAGAAAGAGCGACGCGATTTCGGAGAAAGTCGAGGAGTCCGTGGTGGGCCGGACGGAGCGCGGCCACTCCGAATCGTTACAGGAATCCCAACATGGCCCGGAAGATGCGCGGGCCGAGCAAGGCGAGCACCGTCTCGAAGACGAGCGTGCCGAGCGCCGACAGCACCACGAACTTGCGGCCGTCCATCTCGGCGAACCCGGCCGGGACCGTCAGCATCCCGCGAGTGAACAGTAGCGCGTTGCTCACCGGGACGACGACGGGACCCCATCGGTCGAACCACCCGTCGAAGCGGTCGAGTTGGTCCCCATCGACCCGGAACCACCGCTTTTCGAGCAGGTACTCCCGGCCGCCGCGCTTCGCCAACAGGAACAGTGCGTACTGGCCGATAGTAGCCGCGATAACGGAGACCGACACGATAGCGACGATCGTGTCGTAGTCCGTGGGAGAGTCGGCGAGTGCGGTAACGGCCACCGGTACGACCGCCTCGCTCGGTGCGAAGTACAACAGCATCGCACCCTCCAGAATCATGATGAAGAAGAGCGCGAGCAGGCCGTACTGATTGAGCCACTGTTCCGCCAGTTCCTCGTTCCCGACGAAGAACAGGCCGACCCCGACCACCGCCGCGAGGACGATACCGGCCGTCAGCAGGAGGAGTCCGTTGTCGGCGAAGAACTGCCGGACTCGGCCGGGTTCGGTGGCGTTCGACAGCAACACTCCTCCGAGAACGACGACCGCGACGCCGAGCGCTACTGGCGCGTCGGGAGCGACGAGAGCGAGCGGGGACAGCATTCGTGACTGTCGTATCGACAGGGCGCGCTAAATGCGTTGTGACCCCGCGCGAGAACTGAACCAGTGATGAAAACGAGACGAGACGACCGAGCTAAGAACGTCTCTCGAAGCCCCCGCCCGGTCGCGCTCGCTCAGCGACGTACCTGACGGACGTAGTTGCGTCAGACAGTGGTCGCTGAGACGACCACGCGAGCGCGACCGGGCGGCCCCTTCATCCACCCGTGGTGGGTGATCGGTAGGGCGGTCCCGTCGGTTGATTGGTCGAGCGTTCGCCGGTGGGTCGGAACACCGAGCGCCCGCAGGTCAAGCGGTCGGTCCCCTCTCGCGTTTCCGGCCGAATTACCGGCAGGATAGCCGTCGGAGCGACGCGGTTTTGAGACCCGCGCCGCAAGTCC
Protein-coding sequences here:
- a CDS encoding CRISPR-associated protein Cas4, whose protein sequence is MSKIPFSDLETAAYCPRKLYYRRREDEIEVPDEVAERRELAFRYADLLAADRDDLADLPLAVGPDEFRSNLEYARRRFDAAWSELRDPSDRERLTEGKDCRGIVHKVLSLDAPTPAMVFTGDPPEEGVWRPQSVRLVAAAKALSWEAEESVERAFAEYPTHGVIREVSIGTRRKAAYRTAVEAARTLDGPPPRLTNDAKCGACDYRAECGVKTRSLKSLLGF
- a CDS encoding conditioned medium-induced protein 4 — translated: MDEKTEELRDIFMDVTDESTVTERQEETHGSLSSETAIDDRLAEVVGRMRDRYDFTTTLSDDELVSVVRGFYAGDSDAEIARELGDASLGKTVARARIDLHLLRESDEDAPFDLADLRDLLDDDASTGECAAELDVSESTVRRYRRVIDAKQQRRTVNDQFRNEFENVLQDRELSDRMTESLQEDGLDDATEGMETNVSF
- a CDS encoding biotin transporter BioY, with product MSTDTASVELVGEETAGNVARAALLAALTGAFAYVSFPNPLSPAPVSLQVLGVFLAGLLLGPVWGGVSMALYLAAGAVGAPVFAGGSAGLAVLWIQPTSGYLWSYPVAAFVVGAIAHGGLRLRDSVPRSVPRLVGAMVVGTAVIYAVGVVVMSFVLDMTLRTAFLAGAAAFIPAEAFKIAAAVGVVRSDQIVAE
- a CDS encoding energy-coupling factor ABC transporter ATP-binding protein encodes the protein MIETRNVVHRYGDDGPPAVDGVSLAVPDGEFVLLAGPNGSGKSTLVRHFNGLLDPDEGEVLVDGTPVSENLVAARTSVGMVFQQPRDGFVAATVGADVAFGPENLGLSNEEIDRRVADALAAVNMAGRRDERIDALSGGERERVAIAGALAMDPDHLVLDEPFTGLDAPARESVVEQLRTLKESGTGVVLVTHDLRDAFDLADRIVALADGCVAVDAAPADARERLPDLGIRVPAGEVRGER
- a CDS encoding energy-coupling factor transporter transmembrane component T family protein, with amino-acid sequence MTLSYRPGDSLAHRLDPRSKLAFQVAFALAAFAHTTPRGLLALTALVLAVLVGSGLSVRRALAEYRFVFPFLLAGPLFSAATLGPPWVRWQAALDTALASYRVVLVLLVSAAYLRTTPVRDSRAAIQRLVPGKTGRLLGTGVGFVFRFLPVLQADLRRIRDASAARLGDQQSLVARMRRVGISGLARALSRADRFALALRARCFAWNPTLPPLTLSRADVPVFAASLALLAWAVV
- a CDS encoding (Fe-S)-binding protein codes for the protein MAKFVLAQAGSEATRPTFWKIGHIGEAIFYYLAAVAIAIFAVGVYQRFSTYAQGTESWFDRLDDLSGRIASATKIVFSNQKQFDRDLYAGLMHAFVFWGFLTLLIGTTILAIDMDIWTKALGQPSFFEGAFYLSYSLVMDAMGLLFVVGVGMAIYRRYWVAEGRLWGKHTSTEDDLFVWSLFLLGVGGYVTEGVRILGTSATRNVSFETVSFVGWFVYDVLAVAGVTPEMATAAYPVVWWSHALLALAFVAAVPYAKPFHMISSFANVVTRDEKAGKRLPGVPDDASPEEIGHGSIEDFSWKELLDHDACTKCGRCSSVCPAKAADRPLDPRDVILDLKQYREDLEAGRTEEKPIVADGGASVINSETMESCMSCMACMDACPVEIEHVEQFTQMNRRLTESGQMDANVQDTMMNVFQNGNTFGEPQRKRPDWADELDFEIPDAREQSVEYLWYVGDYPSFDERNRKVARSLATILEESGVEYGILYDDEQADGNDVRRVGEEGLYEMLVEDNAEAIRSCDYDKIVCTDPHSYNTFKNEYPEFEVCEWTEDDVFHYTQVVEDLFRELGLSGSELDYTVTYHDPCHLGRYNDEYEAPREIVKATGCELDEMPRNREDSFCCGGGGGGLWMDFDEDPKPSEERLREALNDTDSGSRVEKFVVACPMCMTMYEDGRKTGGYEDDIEIVDVSELLVEAIGRKEQVEVAAD
- a CDS encoding DedA family protein, encoding MVGVGLFFVGNEELAEQWLNQYGLLALFFIMILEGAMLLYFAPSEAVVPVAVTALADSPTDYDTIVAIVSVSVIAATIGQYALFLLAKRGGREYLLEKRWFRVDGDQLDRFDGWFDRWGPVVVPVSNALLFTRGMLTVPAGFAEMDGRKFVVLSALGTLVFETVLALLGPRIFRAMLGFL